The proteins below come from a single Pseudanabaena sp. BC1403 genomic window:
- the speA gene encoding biosynthetic arginine decarboxylase gives MLQEIQLPVVADAKKWTIQDSESLYRINGWGEPYFSINEAGHVTVSPKGDRGGCIDLFDLVNDLKQRGLRLPILVRFSDILADRIERINSTFAKAIARYNYNGVYRGVFPVKVNQQRQLVEEIAKYGKPFQFGLEAGSKPELLIALATLRTPGSLLICNGYKDAEYIETALLARKLGQNTIIVIEQLEEVEMIIRAATKLGIAPVVGVRAKLSAKGLGHWEDSTGDRAKFGLSMWEILETFEQLEAANMLDSLKLLHFHIGSQISNISTIKDALREAGQIYVQLAEMGAPMGHLDVGGGLGVDYDGSKTNFYASKNYSMQNYAYDIVAAIKDACAEKGVPVPTLTSESGRAIASHQSVLVFDVVGISGIPNQAIEPLKEDEHLIVRNLFEALENINENNYQEIYHDAVQFNQEAVSLFTFGYLSLKQRARVERLFWECCDRILKVTRKLNYVPDDLEDLERAMALTYYCNFSVFQSAPDSWAIDQLFPIMPIHRLNEEPNCRGTIADLTCDSDGKIDRFIDLRDVKSVLELHPFISEEPYFLALFLGGAYQEILGDLHNLFGDTDAVHIHATPNGYKVEHVIKGDSMTEVLEYVQYNRDAMLENIRQETERSLQEKQITLDEARLFLQKYEHCLNGYTYLS, from the coding sequence GATTCAATTACCTGTTGTTGCAGATGCAAAAAAGTGGACTATTCAAGACAGCGAATCACTTTATCGTATCAATGGCTGGGGAGAACCTTATTTCAGTATTAACGAAGCAGGACATGTGACCGTATCCCCCAAAGGCGATCGCGGTGGTTGCATTGACCTCTTTGATTTGGTGAACGATCTGAAGCAGAGAGGGTTACGTCTGCCCATATTAGTGAGATTTTCGGATATCTTGGCCGATCGCATTGAGCGGATTAATTCTACCTTTGCCAAGGCGATCGCACGCTATAACTACAATGGCGTTTATCGTGGCGTTTTCCCTGTCAAAGTCAATCAACAACGTCAATTGGTTGAAGAAATTGCCAAATATGGTAAACCGTTTCAGTTTGGTCTAGAAGCAGGTTCTAAGCCCGAATTATTGATTGCTCTTGCTACTTTACGCACCCCTGGCTCGTTACTAATCTGCAATGGCTACAAGGATGCTGAATATATTGAAACGGCTTTACTAGCGCGAAAGCTGGGGCAAAATACGATCATTGTGATCGAGCAACTGGAAGAAGTGGAAATGATCATCCGCGCTGCGACTAAGTTGGGAATTGCCCCCGTGGTTGGCGTAAGAGCAAAACTGAGTGCCAAAGGTCTAGGTCATTGGGAAGACTCGACAGGCGATCGCGCAAAGTTTGGGTTGAGTATGTGGGAAATCCTAGAAACCTTTGAACAATTGGAAGCGGCAAATATGCTGGATTCCCTGAAATTGTTGCATTTCCATATCGGTTCCCAAATTAGCAATATCAGCACGATCAAAGATGCCTTACGCGAAGCAGGACAAATCTACGTGCAGCTTGCGGAAATGGGTGCACCGATGGGACATCTCGATGTTGGTGGTGGTTTAGGCGTTGACTACGATGGTTCCAAAACCAATTTCTATGCCTCTAAAAACTATAGTATGCAGAACTATGCCTACGATATCGTAGCGGCAATTAAGGATGCCTGCGCGGAAAAAGGCGTACCTGTGCCAACTTTGACCAGTGAAAGCGGTCGCGCGATCGCATCCCATCAATCGGTTCTAGTCTTCGATGTAGTTGGCATTAGCGGTATTCCTAATCAGGCGATCGAGCCGCTAAAAGAGGATGAGCATCTAATCGTCCGTAATCTTTTTGAAGCATTGGAAAACATCAACGAGAATAATTACCAAGAGATTTATCACGATGCCGTCCAGTTCAATCAAGAAGCAGTTAGCCTCTTTACCTTTGGATATCTCAGCCTCAAGCAACGCGCCAGAGTTGAACGTCTATTTTGGGAATGTTGCGATCGCATTCTCAAGGTAACCCGCAAACTGAATTATGTACCTGACGATCTTGAAGATCTGGAACGGGCTATGGCGCTAACTTATTACTGTAATTTCTCAGTATTTCAGTCTGCTCCCGATAGTTGGGCGATCGACCAATTGTTCCCAATTATGCCAATCCATCGCCTGAATGAAGAACCAAACTGTCGCGGCACGATCGCTGATCTTACCTGTGACAGCGATGGCAAAATTGATCGTTTCATCGATTTACGCGATGTCAAGTCTGTACTTGAGTTACATCCTTTTATTTCTGAAGAGCCTTACTTTCTAGCTTTGTTTCTAGGTGGAGCCTATCAAGAGATTCTTGGCGATTTGCATAATCTCTTTGGTGACACTGATGCAGTTCATATTCATGCAACTCCTAATGGTTATAAGGTTGAGCATGTAATCAAGGGTGATTCGATGACCGAAGTTCTCGAATATGTGCAGTACAATCGTGATGCGATGCTGGAAAATATTCGTCAAGAGACAGAACGCTCTCTCCAAGAGAAGCAAATTACTCTGGATGAAGCAAGGTTGTTTTTACAAAAATATGAACATTGCTTGAATGGTTATACCTACTTAAGCTGA
- a CDS encoding lipid-A-disaccharide synthase-related protein, giving the protein MEILCISNGHGEDIIAARICIELEKLGFSAIALPLVGVGHAYTKANIPIVEKFAQSMPSGGFVRMDSRQLARDVKGGLVGLTRKQLGFAWNWSRENRRTKRLILAVGDIVPLLFAWLPSQFGGCNFAFVATAKSEYYWRDRKSSLPHVKKPFGGSIFFPWERALMNSDRCKAIFVRDLLTAEILNRDFKLPAIYLGNSMMDGLETKGMNFGIGEDEWAVAILPGSRSPEAYENWMTLMLCAQVVSRAIPHNVHFLVAIAPDLDLEIIGQSIIQKGWQRIDETTFKVQNARLILLQDGFGDCLHQCHLGLAMAGTATEQMVGLGKPVITIAGNGPQFTRKFAEEQADLLGCSINLIEKPAQVADVLNEILQDPDYFQEVSRNGEERMGKAGASARIAKYIAEKI; this is encoded by the coding sequence GTGGAAATTTTATGTATCAGTAACGGACATGGTGAAGATATCATCGCTGCCCGTATCTGCATTGAACTAGAAAAATTAGGATTTTCTGCGATCGCCTTGCCACTTGTGGGGGTGGGACATGCCTATACTAAAGCAAATATACCGATTGTCGAAAAGTTTGCTCAGTCGATGCCATCGGGAGGATTTGTCCGCATGGATAGCCGCCAATTAGCGCGTGATGTCAAAGGTGGATTGGTGGGGCTAACTCGTAAACAATTGGGCTTTGCATGGAATTGGTCACGCGAAAACCGCAGGACTAAAAGGCTGATTTTAGCGGTAGGTGATATTGTGCCATTACTGTTTGCATGGCTACCGTCTCAGTTTGGCGGTTGTAATTTTGCATTTGTTGCCACGGCTAAATCAGAATATTATTGGCGCGATCGCAAAAGTAGTTTGCCCCATGTCAAAAAACCTTTTGGCGGCTCCATTTTTTTTCCTTGGGAACGCGCTTTGATGAATAGCGATCGCTGCAAGGCGATATTTGTCCGCGATCTTTTGACCGCAGAGATCTTGAATCGAGATTTTAAACTGCCTGCGATCTATCTGGGCAACTCGATGATGGATGGGCTAGAAACAAAGGGCATGAATTTTGGTATTGGCGAAGATGAATGGGCAGTGGCAATTCTGCCTGGTTCGAGATCGCCTGAAGCCTATGAAAACTGGATGACATTAATGCTTTGCGCCCAAGTTGTTTCCCGTGCGATTCCCCATAATGTCCATTTTTTAGTAGCGATCGCTCCCGATCTAGATCTAGAAATTATTGGACAGAGCATTATTCAAAAAGGTTGGCAACGTATTGATGAAACTACTTTTAAGGTGCAGAATGCGCGGCTAATTTTGTTGCAAGATGGCTTTGGTGATTGTCTGCATCAATGTCATTTAGGATTGGCGATGGCAGGCACGGCGACGGAACAGATGGTAGGTTTAGGCAAACCTGTAATTACGATCGCAGGAAATGGCCCACAATTTACGCGCAAGTTTGCTGAAGAACAGGCAGATTTATTAGGATGTTCAATTAATTTAATCGAAAAACCTGCTCAAGTTGCGGATGTGCTAAATGAGATTTTGCAAGATCCTGATTACTTTCAAGAAGTAAGCCGCAATGGTGAGGAGCGCATGGGAAAAGCAGGAGCATCTGCCCGAATTGCTAAATATATCGCTGAGAAAATCTAA
- a CDS encoding O-antigen ligase family protein, protein MSTGRLIVQLGIAAYILFTLLPDSSTQMVAFPWVLLWQVGLLCFAIAGLLNLWRRENPFYLLGSGFDWAIGSGLVTLCLSTMFSRFPNQGMWYSLTAFGYFIALYVTNNFLHRDPPDLHQGKYQEKKSLDSKILPILRFQGLLGLVVILESLFLWITQTWLPQLNNFAKLNQWGLNLNYDFSDLQSRNWAPMGHQNYVAGFLMLVVPIFASLAIAQKGMWRSLWLMAIGLGLIDLYTTSSRGGFLGLGAIVAYGIIVALFYSRGNRWLVTFAGGGAIALLAFLISTNNRLRSLISGLITSSANPTQGSGELLFRVIAADVGWRIGLDHWLFGAGAGSAIMLYQQYRPQWAGREAELLFQLHSTPIHLWAELGIGAVITFVFLLVALITLFIKLHKSSTWQANSQDQVITYGLFGSLIGYGMLAITDYQLDVPAISGSLVIVFACLAYLGQRHTGELISLGHQKQPRLWLASIATVYLVAAIAWLVPVNMAWQASSVGFIYLSRAREDLATAKQEVLPEAIAAIEKFQDRLKFAHQFAPWEPYYPYQLGWNLADLALNYPNFPQSQAWQKDGLAWIKTAIAVNPNNEAGYNAAAWLSIRESSPSSAQEAEIYFRRGLELVPNKRSLFFGLGLSLLRQGKTNEAINSMTTEVINDPIFITSPIWKDAPFQSLYPQVLANLESSYRNNPSKAISLAALRWWNGNPNAVAELKQTGNSTAVLLANAIANDASALQSVKQNPQTPLEMVISAWLNPNLRDKLLERAYVFATSSLPDERSAATVKAMSDLMAQAPNFDAWFRLPLPANSPLVVNYRRARLGFSVVSRHLDGVVPLDFFNVSDRLEISLFLKDLFS, encoded by the coding sequence ATGAGTACAGGTCGGTTAATCGTCCAGTTAGGCATCGCCGCCTATATTTTATTCACCTTACTGCCTGATAGTAGTACGCAGATGGTGGCTTTTCCTTGGGTGTTGTTATGGCAAGTGGGATTGTTATGCTTTGCGATCGCGGGCTTGCTAAATTTATGGCGGCGTGAGAACCCATTTTATTTATTAGGTAGTGGCTTTGACTGGGCGATCGGTTCTGGTTTGGTAACACTGTGCTTATCGACAATGTTTTCACGGTTCCCCAATCAAGGTATGTGGTATAGCCTGACTGCTTTTGGCTATTTCATTGCGTTGTATGTAACTAACAACTTCTTGCATAGAGATCCCCCTGATCTCCATCAAGGCAAATATCAAGAGAAAAAAAGTCTTGATTCAAAAATTTTACCCATTTTGCGCTTTCAAGGCTTATTAGGATTGGTGGTGATTCTTGAAAGTTTATTTTTGTGGATCACTCAGACATGGTTGCCACAATTAAATAATTTTGCCAAGCTGAATCAATGGGGTCTAAATCTTAATTACGATTTTTCGGATTTGCAATCTCGCAATTGGGCTCCAATGGGACATCAAAATTATGTGGCGGGATTTCTGATGTTGGTTGTACCGATTTTTGCAAGTTTGGCGATCGCCCAAAAGGGAATGTGGCGATCCCTATGGCTAATGGCGATCGGTTTAGGCTTAATTGATTTGTACACTACCAGTTCACGGGGCGGTTTTTTGGGGCTGGGGGCAATTGTTGCGTATGGAATTATTGTGGCTTTATTCTATAGCAGGGGAAATCGTTGGTTAGTTACTTTTGCTGGTGGTGGCGCGATCGCTTTGTTAGCATTTTTAATTTCTACAAACAATCGCTTGCGATCGCTAATTTCAGGATTAATTACTAGTTCTGCAAATCCTACTCAAGGATCAGGTGAATTGCTATTTAGAGTGATCGCGGCGGATGTGGGCTGGAGGATTGGCCTAGATCATTGGCTGTTTGGGGCAGGAGCAGGCTCAGCGATTATGCTCTATCAGCAATATCGTCCGCAATGGGCAGGGCGGGAAGCTGAGCTTTTATTTCAGTTACATAGTACACCCATACATCTTTGGGCAGAACTGGGGATCGGCGCAGTAATTACCTTTGTATTTTTATTAGTGGCGCTCATTACCCTATTTATCAAATTACACAAATCCTCAACTTGGCAAGCTAATTCACAGGATCAGGTGATCACCTATGGATTGTTTGGCAGTTTGATTGGTTATGGGATGTTAGCGATTACTGACTATCAGCTTGATGTTCCTGCGATAAGTGGCAGCTTAGTAATTGTATTTGCATGTTTAGCCTATTTAGGGCAAAGGCATACGGGGGAATTGATTAGCCTCGGTCATCAAAAACAGCCGCGCCTCTGGTTAGCATCTATTGCCACGGTCTATTTAGTAGCCGCGATCGCATGGCTCGTTCCTGTAAATATGGCTTGGCAGGCTTCAAGTGTAGGCTTTATCTATTTATCAAGAGCAAGAGAAGATTTGGCGACTGCAAAACAGGAAGTTTTACCTGAAGCGATCGCCGCGATCGAAAAATTTCAAGATAGACTCAAATTCGCCCATCAATTTGCACCTTGGGAACCATACTATCCCTATCAATTGGGTTGGAATTTAGCCGATCTCGCGCTTAACTATCCTAATTTTCCGCAGTCACAAGCTTGGCAAAAAGATGGTTTGGCATGGATTAAAACGGCGATCGCAGTCAATCCTAATAATGAAGCAGGATACAACGCTGCCGCATGGCTGAGTATCCGAGAATCCTCGCCCAGTTCTGCTCAAGAAGCTGAGATTTATTTCCGTCGGGGTTTAGAACTAGTTCCCAATAAGCGATCGCTTTTCTTTGGCTTGGGATTGAGTTTATTGCGTCAAGGTAAGACCAATGAAGCCATCAATTCGATGACTACGGAAGTAATTAACGATCCTATTTTCATTACGAGTCCAATTTGGAAAGATGCTCCTTTTCAGAGTCTTTACCCACAAGTATTAGCTAATCTGGAAAGTAGCTATCGCAATAATCCTAGTAAAGCGATAAGTCTTGCTGCCTTAAGATGGTGGAATGGCAATCCTAATGCAGTTGCTGAACTCAAGCAAACAGGCAATTCCACGGCAGTTTTACTAGCCAATGCGATCGCTAATGATGCTAGCGCCTTGCAATCAGTCAAGCAAAATCCCCAAACCCCTCTAGAGATGGTGATTTCCGCATGGCTAAATCCTAATTTGCGTGATAAGTTACTGGAACGCGCCTATGTATTTGCTACGAGTAGTTTGCCCGATGAACGCTCGGCAGCAACTGTAAAAGCAATGAGCGATCTCATGGCGCAAGCCCCTAATTTTGATGCTTGGTTTCGTTTACCTTTACCAGCAAATAGTCCTTTAGTGGTTAACTATCGCAGGGCTAGATTGGGCTTTAGTGTAGTCAGTCGGCACTTAGATGGAGTGGTTCCTCTTGATTTCTTTAATGTCAGCGATCGGTTAGAGATATCTCTCTTTCTCAAAGATTTGTTTTCATAA